A genomic window from Glycine max cultivar Williams 82 chromosome 17, Glycine_max_v4.0, whole genome shotgun sequence includes:
- the LOC100782525 gene encoding auxin-responsive protein SAUR50 produces MSNLEIPATFDFYLALFHAFIITSINCNNKTQNKQIKMSAKCSQIRHIVRLRQMLRRWRNKARMSANRAPPSDVPAGHVAVCVGSNLTRFVVRATYLNHPVFKKLLLQAEEEYGFTNHGPLAIPCDETLFRDVLRFISRSDPAKSNRFLNLELDDFQRHYCHVGISNNLDFWPESRPLLHGPTDKTIW; encoded by the coding sequence ATGAGCAATCTTGAAATCCCCGCAACCTTTGATTTTTATCTCGCTCTCTTTCATGCGTTCATCATCACTTCCATAAATTGCAACAACAAAACACAGAACAAGCAAATCAAAATGTCAGCGAAATGCAGCCAAATCCGACACATTGTACGTCTCCGGCAGATGCTGCGGCGGTGGCGCAACAAGGCCCGCATGTCGGCGAACAGAGCACCACCGTCCGATGTGCCAGCGGGACACGTGGCGGTGTGCGTGGGCAGCAACCTCACCAGATTCGTGGTGCGCGCCACGTACTTGAACCACCCCGTCTTCAAGAAGCTCCTCCTCCAAGCAGAGGAAGAGTACGGCTTCACCAACCACGGACCCTTAGCCATCCCCTGCGACGAAACGCTCTTCCGAGACGTTCTCCGGTTCATTTCCCGGTCCGACCCGGCCAAATCGAACCGGTTCTTAAACCTCGAACTCGACGACTTTCAGAGACACTACTGCCACGTCGGCATCAGCAACAACCTCGACTTCTGGCCCGAGTCCAGACCGCTCCTACATGGCCCCACTGACAAAACCATTTGGTAA